Proteins found in one Panicum hallii strain FIL2 chromosome 4, PHallii_v3.1, whole genome shotgun sequence genomic segment:
- the LOC112889401 gene encoding uncharacterized protein LOC112889401, whose protein sequence is MSVVAAAAAAAVGPGAGAAASYGQMCGGGARKRKDVVLDQEAEEEARGDGGVAARRQPLAGLFVLETVEEAAEEERSSIGAASEDEEEEGEEADSGGAPAAARRKGGAGALACMDALDDALPVKRGLSNFFSGKSRSFANLQDAASAVSSARDLAKPENPFNKRRRVLRCCSIRRVASTSLTALPPFLPPTAAGSNGAGDCAAGSG, encoded by the exons ATGTCCgttgtggcggcggcggcggctgcggccgtGGGGCCcggcgccggggcggcggcgtctTACGGGCAGATGTGCGGCGGCGGGGCGAGGAAGAGGAAGGACGTGGTCCTGGAccaggaggcggaggaggaggcgcggggtgacggcggcgtcgcggcgcgCCGGCAGCCGCTCGCGGGGCTGTTCGTGCTGGAGacggtggaggaggcggcggaggaggagaggtCGTCCATCGGCGCGGCgtcggaggacgaggaggaggagggggaggaggcggACAGCGGGggcgcaccggcggcggcgaggaggaagggcggcgccggcgcgctcgCGTGCATGGACGCCCTCGACGACGCGCTCCCCGTCAA GAGGGGCCTGTCCAACTTCTTCTCCGGCAAGTCGCGGTCGTTCGCGAACCTGCAGGACGCGGCGTCCGCGGTGAGCAGCGCGCGCGACCTGGCCAAGCCGGAGAACCCGTTCAACAAGCGGCGGCGCGTGCTCCGGTGCTGCTCCATCCGGCGGGTCGCTTCCACCTCGCTCACCGCGCTGCCGCCCTTCCTCCCGCCGACCGCCGCCGGGAGCAACGGCGCCGGCGACTGCGCCGCCGGCAGTGGCTGA